The proteins below are encoded in one region of Fundulus heteroclitus isolate FHET01 unplaced genomic scaffold, MU-UCD_Fhet_4.1 scaffold_61, whole genome shotgun sequence:
- the LOC118561329 gene encoding uncharacterized protein LOC118561329, translating into MRGVGRGRTRGTKKSPLSEMEGQSGGPAEPDSLPEGAMAGEDIFEPVVRPKHTTVGAVSKEHSETDIFDEIREFMQRSKRTEAILFDQIKQLCSNMPKLQSDVYAEQELSIRTGISTEAAVPKRETRTLSQLSATEEVQGASGYQAEPYSPSQPQQHKAQVAPAQRVEPTRGGDPRIPDFKEGEDPESFFIRFERIAKTWGWQPAEWAARVVTLLTGKALEAYAGMDEDQSDSYDAIKAAVLSKFNVTEETYRYRFRSISVPVGEGVRETYGRIKGLYKRWMRPDSRSKEEMGETIILEQYLRVLQPDVRTWVKENNPKTGEEAADLAERYLAAHREPSRSRVTERPKSMEVKPPGATNVANLDKRGGKKYTQPGPRYGLICYYCQQPGHKASLCPLRKSKSVELCVVPSKEHNYELSDDMIPHKHVVDVVINGKAVKALADTGSSRTLVKSSLLSNVLPHFNKPVNITCVHGCQKEYPTADVTIDVEGQVFMLTVGVLNQLAYDVILGEDLPILDSLVQENLVAYSCAVTTRSMKKDLELLPDVDDDLYEGGNKIKKSKRQRRQEKNKNKSRSKLPEPALPLTPCIDFQWKIPNNFNERQENDPSLKPLFNKAHKDGGKESAAEFKSLAGEPFIIKDKLLYLADIAEPRLVVPKEYRLVILHLGHTIPWSGHLGQAKTYNRVAQRFYWPGLYKDVAEYCKTCHDCQLVAPTKVSDRAQLQTLPIMSVPYERIAMDIIGPLPKSSNGHKYALVICDYATRYPDVYPLRSPQVKHIVRCLVDLFSRVGIPKEILTDQGTNFMSQVMKTLYDQLGVKGIRTTPYHPETDGLVERFNGTLKQMLRKFIDDTGKNWDKWLPFLLFAYREVPQASTGFSPFELIYGRQVRGPLDMLKENWVAGAASGSSEAASPTNIISYILQMRDNLEKYREQAKDHMEKAQHRQKMYLGELKL; encoded by the exons ATGAGAGGAGTAGGGCGTGGAAGAACTCGTGGGACAAAGAAAAGCCCCCTTTCTGAGATGGAAGGACAAAGCGGAGGACCAGCAGAGCCGGATTCACTACCTGAGGGAGCCATGGCTGGCGAAGACATTTTTGAACCGGTTGTGCGGCCTAAGCATACCACAGTTGGAGCTGTGAGTAAAGAGCATTCTGAAactgacatctttgatgaaataAGAGAATTTATGCAACGTTCTAAACGAACAGAAGCAATACTGTTTGACCAGATTAAACAGTTGTGCAGTAACATGCCAAAGCTGCAAAGTGATGTTTATGCTGAACAGGAGCTGTCTATCAGAACTGGCATTTCTACAGAAGCAGCTGTTCCAAAGCGAGAGACTAGGACACTGTCTCAGCTGTCTGCAACAGAGGAAGTCCAAGGAGCCTCTGGTTACCAAGCGGAACCTTATTCTCCATCTCAGCCCCAGCAGCATAAAGCACAAGTAGCTCCAGCACAAAGAGTGGAACCAACCCGTGGAGGTGATCCAAGAATACCTGACTTTAAGGAGGGTGAGGATCCTGAAAGTTTTTTCATACGTTTTGAACGCATTGCTAAAACATGGGGATGGCAACCAGCTGAATGGGCTGCTAGAGTGGTCACATTATTGACTGGAAAAGCCCTTGAGGCATATGCTGGTATGGATGAGGACCAATCTGACTCTTATGACGCTATTAAAGCTGCTGTGTTGTCTAAGTTTAATGTAACAGAAGAGACCTACAGATACCGGTTTCGAAGCATCAGTGTTCCAGTGGGAGAGGGTGTACGTGAAACCTACGGTCGGATAAAGGGACTCTACAAGCGATGGATGCGGCCTGACAGTCGGAGTAAAGAAGAGATGGGGGAAACGATCATCTTGGAGCAGTATCTACGTGTGCTTCAACCAGACGTCCGCACATGGGTGAAGGAGAATAATCCAAAGACTGGAGAGGAAGCGGCAGACCTGGCTGAACGTTACCTGGCTGCTCACAGAGAACCTTCTAGGTCAAGAGTGACTGAGAGACCAAAGTCTATGGAGGTAAAACCTCCAGGTGCAACTAATGTTGCCAATTTGGACAAGAGGGGTGGTAAGAAGTACACACAACCTGGACCAAGGTATGGTCTCATTTGTTACTATTGTCAGCAGCCTGGTCACAAAGCTTCCTTATGCCCATTAAGAAAAAGTAAGTCAGTAGAGTTATGTGTGGTACCTTCCAAGGAACATAATTATGAACTTTCTGATGACATGATTCCACATAAACATGTAGTTGATGTGGTGATAAATGGCAAAGCTGTAAAAGCTCTTGCAGACACAGGTAGCTCACGAACTCTGGTGAAATCATCTTTGTTGAGTAATGTACTGCCTCACTTTAACAAACCGGTAAACATTACTTGTGTTCATGGATGTCAAAAAGAGTATCCAACTGCTGATGTCACTATTGATGTTGAAGGACAAGTTTTTATGTTGACTGTTGGAGTTTTGAATCAGTTAGCATATGATGTTATCCTAGGAGAAGATTTACCAATCCTAGATAGTTTGGTTCAAGAAAACTTAGTGGCTTATTCCTGTGCTGTCACCACACGTTCCATGAAAAAGGATTTAGAACTTCTGCCAGATGTAGATGATGATCTGTATGAAGGaggaaataaaatcaagaaatcaaAACGACAGCGTAGACAGgagaaaaataagaacaaaagcAGGTCAAAACTCCCTGAACCTGCATTGCCATTAACTCCATGTATTGATTTCCAGTGGAAAATTCCTAATAACTTTAATGAGAGACAAGAAAACGATCCATCTTTGAAACCTCTCTTTAATAAAGCACATAAAGATGGTGGAAAAGAGAGTGCTGCTGAGTTCAAAAGTTTAGCAGGAGAGCCTTTCATTATAAAGGATAAACTTTTGTATCTAGCAGATATTGCTGAACCCAGACTTGTTGTCCCAAAAGAATACCGTTTAGTAATTCTGCATTTGGGTCACACTATACCATGGTCAGGACACTTAGGACAGGCAAAAACTTATAATCGTGTTGCTCAACGTTTTTATTGGCCAGGATTATATAAAGATGTAGCTGAATACTGCAAAACATGTCATGACTGTCAGTTGGTGGCCCCTACTAAAGTGTCAGACCGTGCCCAGTTGCAGACATTGCCTATAATGAGTGTTCCTTACGAGAGAATCGCCATGGATATCATAGGTCCCTTACCTAAGAGCAGTAATGGTCATAAATATGCATTAGTCATCTGTGACTATGCAACCCGATATCCAGATGTTTATCCATTACGTTCTCCGCAGGTTAAACATATTGTCCGGTGTTTAGTAGACCTTTTCTCCAGAGTTGGTATCCCAAAGGAGATTCTGACAGATCAGGGTACCAATTTCATGTCACAAGTGATGAAAACTCTTTATGATCAACTGGGTGTAAAAGGGATTCGTACTACTCCATACCATCCAGAAACCGATGGTTTGGTAGAACGATTTAATGGTACATTAAAGCAAATGTTGAGAAAGTTTATTGATGATACTGGCAAAAACTGGGATAAATGGTTGCCTTTCCTTTTGTTTGCTTACAGAGAGGTACCACAAGCCTCAACTGGTTTTTCTCCGTTTGAGTTAATTTATGGGAGACAGGTTAGAGGCCCTTTGGACATGCTGAAGGAGAACTGGGTGGCTGGAGCGGCATCAGGATCCAGTGAAGCAGCTTCACCAACTAACATCATCTCCTACATACTTCAGATGAGAGACAACCTGGAAAAGTACAGAGAACAAGCTAAAGATCATATGGAGAAGGCTCAACATAGGCAAAAG ATGTACCTGGGCGAACTGAAATTATAA